One part of the Bdellovibrio sp. KM01 genome encodes these proteins:
- a CDS encoding helix-turn-helix domain-containing protein, which translates to MTPNLNSSDNLFVANLQSVSLEKLVKSKLEVLFAQQKEAQVELNGLYNVVIEQVEKPLLELALRAYNGNQVKTAQMLGINRNTLKKKIDNYKIRVKKLN; encoded by the coding sequence ATGACGCCGAACCTTAACAGTTCTGATAATCTTTTTGTCGCTAACCTTCAGTCTGTAAGCTTGGAAAAGCTTGTTAAAAGCAAACTTGAAGTTCTTTTTGCTCAACAAAAAGAAGCGCAAGTAGAATTGAACGGTTTGTACAATGTTGTAATCGAACAAGTTGAAAAACCGCTACTTGAGCTTGCTCTACGTGCCTACAATGGCAACCAAGTTAAAACAGCTCAGATGCTTGGCATCAATCGCAACACTCTTAAGAAGAAAATTGATAACTACAAAATTCGTGTTAAAAAATTGAACTAA
- the dnaB gene encoding replicative DNA helicase — MSTRIPPQNLDAEQSILGGLMLDREALDQVGDVLFAEDFYKPSHQKIYAAIKDLHSKNQPIDIITVTNVLQAEGSMDMVGGPEYLIGLLDKTISSANIGSHAKIVREKSMLRKMITTNSKLIERAYDQDFVDVESFMDQAESEIFKLSETKQATGLVGSMEIVKASIQKIEELYKRKADVTGLPSGFTELDKMTSGLHPGEMTIIAARPSMGKTAFSLNVAQHIALRAKKVIAYFSLEMGKEAMMMRMLSSEARVNMNEIRNGKIQDSAWPKLINAASALSEAGIFIDDTPGMSPFEIRSRARRLKAEHGLDCIMIDYLQLMSMKQKFSSREQEVAEISKSLKAIAKELQVPIIALAQLNRGVEGRADRRPMLSDLRESGSIEQDADVIMMLYRDDYYDKEDPDKAGHAEVIVGKQRNGATGTVKLRFDAKHSRFKDAENEGPGVNSLPPPQAPPPMPGGRPKNFAPGAPA, encoded by the coding sequence GTGAGTACTCGCATTCCACCGCAAAATCTAGATGCCGAACAGTCAATTCTGGGCGGCCTGATGCTTGATCGAGAAGCTCTCGATCAAGTTGGTGACGTTCTCTTTGCTGAGGACTTTTATAAGCCTTCACATCAAAAAATTTACGCTGCGATCAAAGATCTGCACAGCAAGAATCAGCCAATCGACATTATCACTGTTACCAACGTGCTTCAGGCCGAAGGTTCCATGGATATGGTCGGTGGACCTGAATATTTGATCGGTCTTTTGGATAAAACAATTTCCTCTGCCAACATTGGCTCTCACGCGAAAATCGTTCGCGAGAAAAGCATGTTGCGCAAAATGATCACGACAAACAGCAAATTGATCGAGCGCGCGTACGATCAGGATTTCGTCGACGTTGAATCCTTTATGGATCAGGCCGAGAGCGAAATCTTTAAGTTATCCGAAACAAAACAGGCAACCGGTCTTGTGGGCTCCATGGAAATCGTTAAGGCTTCCATCCAAAAGATCGAAGAGCTTTACAAACGTAAAGCCGACGTTACCGGGCTTCCTTCGGGCTTTACTGAGCTTGATAAGATGACATCGGGACTTCACCCAGGTGAGATGACGATTATCGCCGCTCGTCCTTCCATGGGTAAAACGGCGTTCTCTCTGAACGTTGCCCAACACATCGCCCTTCGCGCTAAAAAGGTTATTGCTTACTTCTCTCTCGAGATGGGTAAGGAAGCCATGATGATGCGTATGTTGTCCTCTGAGGCGCGCGTGAACATGAACGAAATCCGTAATGGTAAGATCCAGGACTCTGCTTGGCCGAAGCTAATTAATGCAGCCAGCGCCCTTTCTGAGGCCGGAATCTTTATCGATGATACTCCAGGTATGTCACCGTTCGAGATCCGCTCCCGTGCTCGTCGTTTAAAAGCAGAACACGGACTTGATTGCATCATGATCGACTACTTGCAGCTGATGAGCATGAAGCAAAAATTCTCTTCGCGTGAGCAAGAGGTTGCGGAAATTTCCAAAAGCTTGAAGGCCATTGCCAAGGAACTTCAAGTTCCTATCATCGCACTAGCCCAGCTGAATCGTGGGGTAGAGGGTCGTGCGGACCGCCGCCCGATGCTTTCTGACCTTCGTGAGTCCGGATCAATCGAGCAAGATGCCGACGTTATCATGATGCTTTATCGTGATGACTACTACGATAAGGAAGATCCAGATAAAGCAGGCCATGCGGAAGTTATCGTTGGTAAGCAACGTAATGGTGCCACAGGTACCGTTAAACTTCGTTTCGACGCGAAACACTCCCGCTTTAAAGATGCTGAGAATGAAGGACCCGGGGTTAATTCTCTTCCTCCACCTCAAGCACCACCTCCGATGCCAGGTGGCAGACCGAAAAACTTTGCTCCTGGAGCTCCAGCCTAG
- a CDS encoding S8 family serine peptidase: MRGLIGRAVLGLFVSASAFAAKPEAVPGEYIVQLKNQYAIQSTQVLSQQLGAFVKETIPSMNIVVIKRPVFELTDSVIKTLSQNPLVDIVEPNYIYRINKTPNDPMFTRLWGMNNTKTAGIDIGALQAWDITTGSQDVLVAVIDTGIDYNHPDLKDNLWTNAAELNGQAGVDDDGNGVVDDIYGANFVKADKPTGNPLDDHGHGSHCSGTIGAKGDDGKGIVGVNWNVRLMGVKFLSADGSGSLEGALKGIDYAVSMGAKILSNSWGGGGYSETLKQAIQRANDKGVLFVAAAGNESNDNDANPTYPATYDIPNVLAVAAIDDGGRLASFSNYGKTKVHVGAPGVNIYSSIKNGGYDSWSGTSMATPHVSGIAALLAANEPNLTGLQLKERIMATAKPIPGLRGKVRTMGIANAYSALTNTIAPPDANDPVNWQTVSASVSSAHPYASKTNATFEVRAAGAKQIAIYFEKFDTERDYDKVEIYDSAGKLVQTLSGKADDTFSSVIEGDSAKVVFTSDDSVNRYGFDITKIAFR; encoded by the coding sequence ATGAGAGGGCTTATTGGAAGAGCCGTGCTCGGTTTGTTCGTTTCTGCTAGCGCTTTCGCTGCTAAACCTGAAGCTGTGCCTGGTGAATATATCGTTCAATTGAAAAATCAATACGCGATTCAGTCGACACAAGTTTTGAGTCAGCAACTGGGTGCTTTCGTTAAAGAAACAATCCCTAGCATGAACATCGTGGTTATCAAAAGACCTGTGTTCGAACTTACTGACAGCGTAATCAAAACGCTTTCTCAAAACCCACTAGTAGATATCGTTGAACCAAACTATATCTATCGCATCAACAAAACTCCAAATGATCCAATGTTCACGCGCCTATGGGGCATGAACAACACGAAAACTGCGGGCATCGACATTGGCGCTCTTCAGGCGTGGGATATCACAACAGGTTCTCAAGATGTTTTGGTTGCGGTAATCGATACTGGTATCGACTACAACCATCCAGATCTTAAAGACAACTTGTGGACGAACGCTGCTGAACTTAACGGTCAAGCAGGTGTAGACGATGATGGCAACGGCGTTGTCGACGATATCTACGGTGCAAACTTTGTTAAGGCTGACAAACCAACGGGCAACCCACTTGATGACCACGGTCACGGCTCTCACTGCTCTGGTACTATCGGCGCTAAAGGTGACGACGGTAAAGGTATCGTTGGCGTTAACTGGAATGTTCGCTTAATGGGTGTAAAATTCTTGTCTGCTGACGGTTCTGGTTCTCTTGAGGGCGCTCTTAAAGGTATCGACTATGCAGTAAGCATGGGTGCGAAAATCCTTTCAAATTCTTGGGGTGGCGGTGGTTACTCTGAAACTTTGAAGCAAGCTATCCAAAGAGCAAATGACAAAGGTGTTCTGTTCGTAGCAGCAGCGGGTAACGAATCTAATGATAACGATGCAAATCCGACTTACCCAGCAACGTACGATATTCCAAACGTACTAGCGGTAGCAGCGATTGATGATGGCGGTCGTTTGGCTTCATTCTCGAACTACGGAAAAACAAAAGTTCACGTGGGTGCTCCAGGCGTAAACATCTATTCTTCAATTAAGAATGGTGGTTACGACTCTTGGTCTGGTACTTCTATGGCAACTCCGCACGTTTCTGGTATCGCCGCTCTTCTTGCAGCTAACGAACCAAACTTGACGGGCTTGCAACTTAAAGAACGTATCATGGCGACTGCGAAACCAATTCCTGGTCTTCGCGGTAAAGTTCGCACAATGGGTATCGCAAACGCATACTCTGCGTTGACGAATACGATTGCTCCACCAGATGCAAATGATCCGGTTAACTGGCAAACAGTTTCTGCAAGCGTTTCCTCAGCTCACCCTTACGCAAGCAAAACAAATGCAACTTTCGAGGTAAGAGCAGCGGGCGCGAAACAAATCGCGATCTATTTCGAAAAATTCGATACAGAACGTGATTACGATAAAGTTGAGATTTACGATTCAGCTGGCAAACTGGTTCAAACGTTGTCTGGCAAAGCTGACGATACATTTTCTAGCGTCATCGAAGGTGACTCTGCAAAAGTAGTGTTCACTTCTGACGACTCTGTAAACCGTTACGGTTTCGACATCACAAAAATTGCTTTCCGCTAG
- a CDS encoding FHA domain-containing protein, with translation MVTFIEVLNGVNEGSRHQLTDGMTMGRANADIIVKDPKVSSKHAQIALDGKGQLVLLDLDSSNGLYISGRRVKKVALIPGVIFEIGRTQFKVVTVEEEQASSFERLLTWRNIVSATIPQLQIQNSEPPQSLHRFSPALKLTFLRGIQADEEIILGYGPRTAGADSLDVELLDVDAPRDAFQLIAGPGQVELKVLATGRVTLNNKKVSAEMLSDGDMISVGNTLIKVSYL, from the coding sequence ATGGTCACATTTATTGAGGTTCTTAACGGCGTAAACGAAGGCTCCCGGCATCAACTGACGGACGGAATGACTATGGGTAGAGCCAATGCCGACATCATTGTGAAGGACCCCAAGGTCTCCAGCAAGCATGCTCAGATCGCTTTGGATGGTAAAGGACAGCTGGTTCTGCTTGATTTAGATTCCTCGAACGGGCTGTACATATCCGGTCGCCGTGTGAAAAAAGTCGCGTTAATTCCAGGGGTTATCTTTGAGATTGGGCGCACCCAGTTTAAAGTTGTGACGGTTGAAGAAGAACAAGCAAGCAGCTTTGAGCGCCTTCTGACTTGGCGCAATATTGTGAGCGCGACGATTCCTCAGCTGCAAATTCAGAATTCAGAACCGCCACAAAGCTTGCACAGATTTTCACCTGCGCTGAAGTTAACTTTCCTTCGCGGGATCCAAGCCGATGAGGAAATTATTTTAGGGTACGGGCCCAGAACCGCGGGGGCAGACTCTTTGGATGTTGAATTATTGGATGTGGACGCGCCTCGCGATGCCTTCCAACTTATTGCGGGACCAGGCCAGGTGGAGTTAAAAGTTTTGGCAACGGGACGGGTGACTCTTAATAATAAGAAGGTGTCTGCCGAAATGCTCTCGGATGGAGACATGATCTCTGTTGGCAACACATTGATTAAAGTCTCTTATCTCTAG
- a CDS encoding trypsin-like serine protease, with amino-acid sequence MNTIKSLKLALSLGALATIAACTPNKSASLKSGNNSGIIGGEAVAQNDIIRKSTVSIVVNVLTQDNQQGQFLCTGSIIADNMILTAAHCIPGTEYKKAAMFVVFATDLNKMTKDQIKPVTGVVVHNQYGEGDARLRATIEKLKKAGNPNGDGVELSDRDQGADNYDLAVIKIQGKIPADYQIANILKDETILKNGANVTLAGYGLTNVKKEQVDLKKYPDLDAAIASGQIACTYDKKTCYILTQENENILKKTDVGVIQPYGDTEVALDQSQGKGACHGDSGGPAFINVGGVEYLWGVTSRGTGKEGIDDCSNYAIYTKINAEWNFVSAAMKQLNTSAKEDVQTQEAPADTQEEAALDYEI; translated from the coding sequence ATGAACACAATCAAATCTCTTAAGTTGGCTTTATCTTTGGGTGCATTAGCGACGATCGCTGCTTGTACTCCAAACAAATCTGCATCTCTTAAGTCAGGCAACAACTCCGGTATTATCGGTGGTGAAGCTGTAGCTCAAAACGATATCATCAGAAAATCTACTGTATCTATCGTTGTGAACGTACTGACTCAAGACAATCAACAAGGTCAGTTCCTGTGCACAGGTTCAATCATCGCTGACAACATGATCCTTACAGCTGCTCACTGTATCCCTGGTACCGAGTACAAAAAAGCTGCGATGTTCGTAGTGTTCGCTACTGATCTTAACAAAATGACTAAAGACCAAATCAAACCAGTTACCGGTGTGGTTGTTCACAACCAATACGGTGAAGGCGATGCGCGTCTTCGTGCCACGATTGAAAAGCTTAAAAAAGCCGGTAATCCAAATGGTGATGGCGTAGAGCTTTCTGATCGCGATCAGGGTGCTGATAACTACGATCTAGCAGTTATCAAAATCCAAGGTAAAATTCCTGCTGACTACCAAATTGCAAACATCCTTAAAGATGAAACGATCTTGAAAAACGGCGCGAACGTAACTCTTGCTGGTTACGGTTTGACGAACGTTAAAAAAGAACAAGTTGATCTTAAAAAGTACCCAGATCTAGATGCAGCGATCGCTAGCGGCCAAATCGCTTGTACTTATGACAAGAAAACTTGCTACATCCTGACTCAAGAAAACGAAAACATCTTGAAGAAAACTGATGTAGGCGTGATCCAACCATACGGTGATACTGAGGTTGCTTTGGATCAATCTCAAGGTAAAGGTGCTTGCCACGGTGACTCTGGTGGTCCAGCGTTCATCAACGTTGGTGGGGTTGAATACCTTTGGGGTGTTACAAGCCGCGGTACTGGTAAAGAAGGTATCGACGATTGTTCAAACTACGCGATCTACACAAAAATCAACGCTGAATGGAACTTCGTTTCTGCAGCGATGAAACAATTGAACACTTCTGCTAAAGAAGACGTTCAAACTCAAGAAGCTCCAGCGGATACTCAAGAAGAAGCGGCTCTTGACTACGAAATCTAA
- a CDS encoding alpha/beta fold hydrolase → METTPKSIGTFESYDGTSIYYETHGQGEPLILIYGIACLINHWHYQIEYFSKNYQVIAFDLRGHHKSTPIVDMSQLTLDSLNKDILGLLEHLNIKSAHFAGHSFGAPVLLNLYSSNPEVIRSMTFINGFARNPIKGMFGLDVIEPFFYFVKAQYENQPDLWNTLWKVAVDNPLAMYAAALAGGFNLRVTHFKDIEVYCRGVARMNLKVFISFFEELMKFDGEGILETIEVPVLVISGEKDAVTPIRFQYHLKEKIKHSEFVLVPYGSHCTQLDFPDYTNLKIEKFLQQGVRED, encoded by the coding sequence ATGGAAACAACGCCTAAAAGCATCGGAACATTTGAAAGCTATGATGGCACTTCCATCTATTATGAAACTCATGGGCAAGGTGAGCCATTGATATTGATCTATGGTATCGCTTGCCTGATCAATCACTGGCACTATCAAATCGAGTATTTCTCTAAGAACTATCAAGTGATTGCTTTTGATTTGCGTGGCCACCACAAAAGCACACCGATCGTCGACATGAGCCAGCTGACTTTGGATTCTCTTAATAAAGATATTCTGGGCTTGCTTGAACATTTAAATATCAAAAGTGCGCACTTTGCAGGACACAGTTTTGGTGCTCCGGTTTTATTGAATTTATATTCTTCAAATCCGGAAGTGATTCGTTCCATGACGTTTATTAATGGTTTCGCCAGAAATCCGATCAAAGGAATGTTTGGTCTAGATGTAATTGAACCATTTTTTTATTTCGTAAAAGCACAGTACGAAAATCAACCGGATCTGTGGAATACTCTGTGGAAAGTTGCCGTGGATAATCCCTTGGCGATGTATGCTGCGGCTCTCGCTGGTGGTTTCAATCTGCGAGTTACTCATTTTAAAGACATTGAAGTTTATTGCCGGGGAGTCGCCCGCATGAACTTAAAAGTTTTCATTTCTTTTTTTGAAGAGCTGATGAAATTTGATGGCGAAGGCATTCTGGAAACAATTGAAGTGCCGGTGCTGGTGATTTCTGGAGAGAAAGACGCCGTCACTCCGATCCGCTTTCAGTATCATTTAAAAGAAAAAATCAAACACTCTGAATTCGTTTTGGTGCCATATGGTTCACACTGTACTCAGCTTGATTTCCCAGACTATACGAATTTGAAAATTGAAAAATTTCTGCAACAGGGCGTGCGCGAGGATTAA
- a CDS encoding DUF2232 domain-containing protein, whose amino-acid sequence MKKYASPQKLITISSLSILLSMMTVVLHAPLLRVLRQAFGPWAFWILGLLVTGAAWLLNAQPLAMFIGSVWMTLGVYNELEQRGLGWWLSGILSVLLGTGAASISLYGSFTVNGINTYAEVQKLVEQFIEQIQQVNPAVKLDASELMQQFPSAIAITLIVALGVGLIFERRVFSWLNLPREKIASQLKLSEYRLPDFFIWVAMTAFLLTMVSFGGKAIAILAVNIVNVALVLYFFQGLAVLEVFLNSIKAGTVTRVLVYIILVGQLVLILSIVGLIDYWLDFRSRIRKMTAPKAS is encoded by the coding sequence ATGAAGAAGTACGCGTCCCCACAGAAACTCATTACGATTTCATCTCTCTCGATCTTGTTGTCGATGATGACTGTGGTTCTTCACGCGCCTCTTCTTCGTGTGCTCCGTCAGGCTTTCGGTCCTTGGGCCTTTTGGATCCTTGGACTGTTAGTAACAGGGGCTGCGTGGCTCCTCAACGCTCAACCTTTAGCGATGTTTATTGGCTCCGTTTGGATGACTTTAGGAGTATACAATGAACTTGAGCAAAGAGGTCTTGGGTGGTGGCTATCCGGTATTCTGAGTGTGTTGCTCGGGACAGGTGCTGCAAGCATCTCTCTTTATGGCTCATTCACAGTAAATGGGATTAACACGTACGCTGAAGTTCAAAAACTGGTCGAACAATTTATTGAGCAGATTCAACAAGTGAATCCCGCTGTTAAGTTAGACGCTTCAGAATTGATGCAGCAATTCCCATCAGCCATTGCTATTACTCTGATTGTAGCACTAGGTGTGGGATTAATTTTTGAGAGAAGGGTTTTTTCGTGGCTCAATTTGCCCCGCGAGAAAATTGCCTCTCAGCTCAAGTTGTCGGAATATCGTTTGCCTGACTTTTTTATTTGGGTAGCGATGACAGCCTTCCTTCTGACAATGGTGAGTTTTGGCGGTAAGGCCATTGCGATCCTCGCAGTAAATATTGTGAACGTAGCACTCGTTCTCTATTTCTTTCAGGGGTTAGCAGTGTTGGAGGTATTCCTAAATTCGATTAAGGCAGGAACTGTCACTCGAGTTTTGGTGTACATAATCTTGGTCGGCCAGTTGGTACTTATTTTGAGTATTGTTGGTTTGATCGATTACTGGCTGGATTTTAGAAGTCGCATTCGTAAGATGACGGCTCCAAAAGCTAGCTAA
- a CDS encoding SDR family oxidoreductase — MWPFSRYHRRDIPQSYKPVVLVTGCSNGIGLELAHLLYNEHPEYRVVATAREKSIQKLHDQFLENDRFMIYPLDVTKEEERKELINHVNKTWGGVDILVNNAGISYRSVIEHMTAKDELLQMETNYLGPMGLIRRVLPYMRETGRGKIINVSSVAGMLAMPTMSSYSASKYALEGASESLWYEMRPFGVQVSLIQPGFVNSNSFQNVYHSELSDPAHNWDGPYCDFYQNMTPFVAKMMRMSRSSAHKIAKLIIKTIKTENPSLWIPATLDATMFYYIRRLLPRRILLPVLYWFLPNAKHWGKRHTNRR; from the coding sequence ATGTGGCCTTTTTCACGTTATCACCGCAGAGATATTCCTCAGAGTTATAAACCTGTTGTTTTGGTTACAGGTTGTTCAAATGGTATTGGGCTCGAGCTTGCTCATTTGCTTTACAATGAACATCCTGAATATCGTGTCGTCGCAACCGCCAGAGAAAAAAGTATTCAAAAACTTCATGATCAATTTTTAGAAAATGATCGCTTTATGATTTATCCACTGGATGTCACTAAAGAGGAAGAACGCAAAGAACTCATCAATCATGTGAATAAAACTTGGGGTGGTGTGGATATCTTGGTGAATAATGCCGGGATCTCTTATCGTTCGGTCATTGAACACATGACTGCCAAAGATGAACTTCTGCAAATGGAAACAAACTATCTGGGACCGATGGGTTTAATTCGCAGGGTGCTGCCGTATATGCGCGAGACGGGCAGGGGTAAAATCATCAACGTGTCTTCCGTGGCGGGAATGCTTGCGATGCCAACGATGTCTTCATACTCGGCCTCCAAGTATGCGCTTGAGGGAGCCAGTGAGTCTTTGTGGTATGAGATGCGTCCCTTTGGTGTGCAGGTTTCATTGATTCAGCCGGGATTCGTGAACAGTAACTCGTTTCAAAATGTTTATCATTCAGAGTTATCAGATCCTGCGCATAACTGGGACGGACCTTACTGTGATTTCTATCAGAACATGACCCCGTTTGTGGCTAAGATGATGCGCATGTCGCGCTCCTCGGCGCACAAAATTGCAAAATTGATTATCAAAACGATTAAAACTGAAAATCCGTCACTATGGATTCCGGCGACCTTAGACGCGACGATGTTTTATTATATTCGCAGGCTTCTTCCGCGCAGAATCCTGCTGCCAGTGCTGTATTGGTTCTTACCAAATGCCAAACACTGGGGAAAAAGGCACACGAATCGCCGCTAA
- the rplI gene encoding 50S ribosomal protein L9 gives MKVILQKDVKDVGRVGELVNVSEGFARNFLFPRKLAAEATEKRVKEYEHLKRVAETKKKKALAERQELLNKINGTTVSFKLQAGADSDKLFGTVTTTDISKELQKMGHSIDRRDIHLEEPIKVLGQHKAVIRYAEGLEAKIQIAVERA, from the coding sequence ATGAAAGTTATTCTTCAAAAAGACGTAAAAGATGTAGGCCGTGTTGGTGAGTTGGTGAACGTTTCTGAAGGTTTCGCAAGAAACTTCTTGTTCCCACGCAAATTGGCTGCTGAAGCTACAGAAAAACGCGTAAAAGAGTACGAACACTTGAAACGCGTTGCTGAGACTAAAAAGAAAAAAGCATTGGCTGAACGCCAAGAGCTTTTGAACAAAATCAACGGCACAACTGTATCCTTCAAATTGCAAGCTGGTGCAGACTCTGACAAGCTTTTCGGTACTGTAACAACTACAGATATCTCTAAAGAGCTTCAAAAAATGGGTCACTCTATCGACCGTCGCGATATCCACTTGGAAGAGCCAATCAAAGTATTGGGTCAGCACAAAGCGGTTATCCGTTACGCTGAAGGTTTGGAAGCTAAGATCCAAATCGCAGTTGAGCGCGCATAA
- a CDS encoding radical SAM protein produces MLKINEIFYSIQGETTYVGNPTVFVRTTACNLRCTYCDTKYSYYEGEMQSLDAIIKEIDSHQAPYVCITGGEPLLQKEVHTLMKELCDKGYKVSLETSGSKNIAAVDSRVKIILDVKTPDSGAADSFLMENIAHSTPSTEYKFVICSEEDFNWSENFCRQHKLFEKFVVLYSPSYTQVSERWLAEKILQQKSSARLQLQLHKYIWSPETRGV; encoded by the coding sequence ATGCTTAAAATTAATGAGATTTTTTATAGTATCCAAGGTGAAACAACGTACGTAGGGAACCCTACGGTGTTTGTGCGCACAACTGCGTGCAACCTGCGTTGCACGTATTGCGATACAAAGTATTCCTACTATGAGGGCGAAATGCAGTCTTTGGATGCCATCATCAAAGAGATTGATTCTCACCAAGCTCCGTATGTTTGCATTACAGGTGGCGAGCCGTTGTTGCAAAAAGAAGTTCATACTTTGATGAAAGAGTTGTGCGACAAAGGTTACAAAGTTTCTTTGGAAACTTCTGGTTCCAAAAATATTGCAGCAGTAGATTCACGCGTAAAAATTATTTTGGATGTGAAAACTCCTGACAGTGGCGCAGCAGATTCTTTCTTGATGGAGAACATCGCGCACTCCACGCCCAGCACGGAATACAAGTTTGTGATCTGTTCTGAGGAAGACTTCAACTGGTCTGAAAATTTCTGTCGTCAACACAAATTGTTCGAAAAATTTGTGGTTTTATACAGCCCATCATACACCCAAGTATCTGAACGCTGGTTGGCAGAAAAAATATTGCAGCAAAAATCATCTGCAAGGTTGCAATTACAACTGCATAAGTATATTTGGTCTCCCGAAACACGCGGAGTATAG
- the rpsF gene encoding 30S ribosomal protein S6 codes for METKNTMPYEVVVLMHPDATSEDQKDLFKKNKATIETFKGSINSLETWGKRNLATPIGKLKKAIYFHSTFEADTQAIAELERTMRINDKVLRFMHTRLDERVSLAKFMEGFKKGLSESAAREKEREAKMQARKAAFAAAKADRAERGE; via the coding sequence ATGGAAACTAAAAACACTATGCCTTACGAGGTTGTTGTTCTTATGCATCCAGATGCAACTTCTGAAGATCAAAAAGATCTTTTCAAGAAGAACAAAGCAACTATCGAAACTTTCAAGGGTTCTATCAACTCTCTTGAAACTTGGGGCAAACGTAACTTGGCGACTCCAATCGGCAAGTTGAAAAAAGCGATCTACTTCCACTCTACATTCGAAGCTGACACTCAAGCTATCGCTGAGTTGGAACGTACTATGCGTATCAACGACAAAGTACTTCGCTTTATGCATACTCGCCTAGACGAGCGTGTATCTTTGGCTAAATTCATGGAAGGCTTCAAAAAAGGTCTTTCTGAATCTGCTGCTCGTGAAAAAGAGCGCGAAGCTAAAATGCAAGCACGTAAAGCTGCGTTTGCTGCTGCTAAAGCAGACCGCGCTGAGCGTGGCGAGTAA